A genomic window from Pyxicephalus adspersus chromosome 2, UCB_Pads_2.0, whole genome shotgun sequence includes:
- the PRDX2 gene encoding peroxiredoxin-2 has product MSAGNAHIGKPAPDFEATAVVNGEFKQVKLSDYRGKYVVLFFYPLDFTFVCPTEIIAFSEHAEDFRKIGCEVIAASVDSHFSHLAWTNVPRKEGGLGPMNIPLVSDLKHSISRDYGVLKEEDGVAFRGLFIIDGKGILRQITINDLPVGRSVDEVLRLVQAFQFTDQHGEVCPAGWRPGSSTIKPTVKESKQYFSANN; this is encoded by the exons ATGTCTGCAGGGAACGCTCACATCGGGAAGCCAGCCCCAGATTTTGAGGCTACGGCTGTGGTGAATGGAGAATTCAAACAAGTTAAGCTGTCAGACTACAGAG gtaaatatgttgtcCTCTTCTTCTATCCCCTGGACTTCACCTTCGTCTGTCCCACGGAGATCATCGCTTTCAGTGAACACGCCGAGGATTTCCGTAAGATCGGCTGTGAGGTCATCGCCGCTTCCGTAGACTCCCACTTCAGCCACCTCGCATG GACCAACGTTCCTCGCAAAGAAGGTGGTCTGGGACCCATGAACATTCCCCTTGTGTCTGATCTGAAACACTCCATTTCCCGGGACTATGGTGTGCTAAAGGAGGAAGATGGTGTTGCCTTCAG GGGTTTGTTCATCATTGACGGCAAAGGAATCCTCCGCCAAATCACCATCAATGACCTGCCAGTTGGCCGCTCTGTGGATGAGGTCCTCCGTCTGGTGCAAGCCTTCCAGTTTACCGACCAGCATGGAGAGG TTTGCCCTGCAGGATGGAGGCCAGGAAGCAGCACCATCAAACCCACCGTGAAGGAGAGCAAACAGTACTTCTCTGCAAACAACTGA